From Staphylococcus sp. IVB6214:
ATAATAGCTTATTTGAATATCTTTTCTTTTAAACTGAATACCGCTATAGAAATGGCCATTTGGATTGAATTCACTGGTATCAGCTAAGGATTTAGTTAATTTGCTTAATCGAATCTTTTCATATTGGCTGTAAGTTTTTGCATTCTTCATATTAGATTGGGGGAGTTGTTTTAATCTTGCAACAACAGATTCAATATTATTTACAATAGGAGTTAAATGAAATCGATAGTTTAAAGATTCCTTTGATCCACCGAAAGTAATGGCTATCTTTATATTTTTTATTTCTTTATCAATTAAATCAATTAAGTTATCTTGTAGTAAGAAATATTATAAGTAACGAGTAACGCTTTCTTTATCAATAAAATATGATACGATTTCTTCTTTTACCTGTTCGAATTGTTCATCTAGCATTTCTTGATCGTAACTATATTTCAAAAATTTATATAAAGCGTCGAATAATCGGTTAAGTATTAAGACAGAACCAGCGTGTGCGCCATATTGATTGATAACATGTTTGAAATCATCTTTTATTTCAATGCTTATTTTATTAGTGATAAATGGCGCACTTAGCATTTGGTTTGAGCTAATGAATATTTCTTCGTTAAATTCTAAATTTTCAGAAGCTATATTAAGTAATTGAACTACTGCTTTAACTAGCTGCTTTTCATCTTTATTAACTTTAAACATTCTTAAATCCCTTTCTATTTTTCTCTAAATATACAATAAACTATAAATAAATAGATAAGAAAAATGGCTAATCCTGGAGATAAATCAAAAAGTAAGTAAAAAACGTTTCAATCTTATTAAGACGTTTAATGTTTATTTATCTATTAGCAATTATGATTATTTTATTAACACTTGTTATTCTGTTATTCAATTACTCAATTAATTTTGTAAATTTACAGCTTTTATAGATTTTTTGATAATACCAATGTTAGTCGAAAACTTTTGGTAAAGCATCATTCACTCAAGTATCAATTTAATAGCTGTCATTTTTCATAATTTTAATGGTCTGAAGTGTTTTGACTACTATAAGACTTATAGTTTATATCATTTTTCTTACAGATATACATAAATGTAATAAAACTAAGTAATAAGCTATGAGATAAAAAGTTTATTGTGTAAATTGATAGAGTATAGTATTATTTAAAACGTAATAATTACGATTTAAAGTAAGGAGAAAAATGAAATGACTGATAGTTATGACGTTTGGTGGCAAAAAGGTCAAGAATCAGATGATGATATGGCACGAGACCATCAAGAAGCTTGGGAGAGAACGATAGAAATGCTTGATAGATCTGACATCGAAGGGAAAACGATTTTAGATGTGGGATGTAATCAAGGCGGATTTTTACGACAATTATACGATACAACACCGTTTAAAGAAGGTGTTGGCATCGATTTAGCACGTTTATCTTTGGAAAAAGCAGAGACATTAAAAGGACAACGTCCACTTACATACTATTTAACAGATAAACCACAAGAAACGAAGCACATATTTGATACGGCTGTAAGTACGTCTGTCTTGTACTTAATAGAGGATATTCCGCAACATGCGAAAGATTTAAAAGAGGTATTGAAACCAGGTGGCGTTTATTACGCTTCATTCGCGGATTTAACTAATAACTCGAGTCGTCAGTTTATGGATGACACGATTAATCAATATGGTGCCACACCGTCTCAGAATCATTCTCTAAAACATATCGTTGATAGCTTTGTGGATGCAGGATTTGAAGTTGCAGTAATGAAAGAGCCTGTACCTGACGTGATTGATTTAACACATTATAGCGATTTTTATTTATCACCGAATGATTATTTACAAACATTATATGAAGAATCATTTTTAATCAAAGCAAGAGTGAAAGAAGGTACTGAGAAATGAAGAAACGTATATTAATGACGGTAGCAGCAAGTGTTACGCTCTTATTAGCAGGTTGTGGCAATGGTCAAAAAGAAGATAAAGATGTTACGGTATCGCTACCTACTGAAGCAAAGGCGGATAAACTTGACGCGCAAGGCTATGATGCAGCGATGCCCGTTTATAGTGCAGTGTATGATGCATTAGTTAAATACGACAAAGATAAGGGCTTTAAAGCAGGTTTAGCAGATAAATGGCGCGTTGATGAATCAGGAAAAGTTTATGAATTCCATTTGAAAAAGAACGTTAAATTCTCAGATGGTTCAGCATTAGATGCTAAGGCCGTGAAATTTTCGATTGATCGTGCGAAAGCGATTAATAAAGATACGACTGTAGAAACGTTAAAAAAATTAGATAAGGTCGTTGTTAAAAATGATCACGTGGTCCAAATTAGATTGAAATCTCCATCAAATCAAGTGTTAAATGAATTAACACAAGTGAGACCGTTGCGTATTATGAGTCCACATTCAGTAGAAGATGGTAAAGTAAACGGTAAATTTGAAAAAGCGATTGGAACAGGTGCATTTGTTGTTGATAAAACTGGGAAAGAAAAAACGACAATGAAGCCAAATAAATATTTCGACAACGGTCACCCAGTCAATTATCATCTTGCATTCCAAACGATTGAAGATGGGGACTCAAGAAATTCTGCAGTACAAAGTGGTTCTGTAGATATTTCTGGTGGTGCTTTAGGAATGCTCTCAGATGAACAAATCAAACAAGATAAGAAAAATAAGAACTTAACGATTGAAGATAGACCTAGCACAGTAAGTCACTTTATGGCATTTAACCCTAAAAATGATGTATTAAATCATCGCGCAATTCGTGAAGCGATAAGTAAGAGCATCGATGCGAAAGATATTGCGGGTAAATCTGTAAATGGTCTGTTCCAGAAGAACGTACAATTTGTGACTAAAGATAATCAACAGCCACACGATTATGATATGAAAGCGGCTGAAAGTTTACTTAAATCAGAAGGCTATCATAAAAACGATGACGGCATCTTTGAAAAGAATGGCAAACCTTTATCATTTAACTTAGTCATTCAAACTGCAGAGTTCCCAAGTTGGAAAGATAAAGCAGAAAAAGTGCAACGCCAGCTTAAACAAGCCGGTATTAAGTTAAATGTGAAGACGTTAGATTCACAATCATACTATGATACATTATGGACGAAAAAAGACTATGATTTGATTTTCTATAGAACGTATTCAGATGCATTAATGCCTTACAACTTTATGAGTTCAGTGTTTAAAAATAATGATGGTCAACCAGGGGTGTTAGCTGATGATGAAACATTAACGAAACAGCTAGACGATTTCCCATCAACTGTATCAAAAGAAGACCAACAGCGTTCGTTTGATGACATATTTAAACACTTTAATCAACAATATTATGGTGTGCCAATTGCTTATCCTAATGAGACATTTGTAGTGAGTGATAAAGTAAAACAATTCAAATTCTCTGGACTTACGGATGCACCAATTGATTATAAAGCGTTGAAAGTTAATGAATAACAATGCTCAAACGTACAATTAAATTCATACTTTATTTAACCGTAAGTTCGTTTATTATCTTCATTTTAGTTGAGAAGACATCTGGTAATCCAGCGATTCTGTATCTACAACGTCATGGTTATACGTCGATTACGCAAGACAATATTGAAGCGGCACAACATAAACTTGGCTTAGGACAACATGTGTTACTAAGATATATCGATTGGGTTGGACATGCACTTACGGGCAACTTAGGATACAGCTTTAGTACCAACGAAGCGGTTACCGCTATGATAATGGAAGCTATCATGCCAACGCTTGTGCTAATCATTGTCTCTAGTTGTATCATGTTGCCATTTGGCTATATTGTTGGTTACTTCGTTGGGACGCGTCCGCATACACGTTACGCTAATGGAATTCGTGGATTCGCCCAAGTGATGACCTCAATGCCGGAATACTGGTTAGCTATTTTATTCATTTATTATTTAGGAGTACGTTGGCAATTGTTACCATTTGTAGGTAGTGGTTCATGGCAACACTTTGTGCTGCCAATCTTCACAATTGTTGTTATAGAAGGGTGTCATATCTTATTGATGACAGCACATTTGATGGCGCAAACGTTAGATCAAGATGCGTATCAACTTGCGCAGTTAAGACATTTCTCGTTAAAAGCGCGTATCATCGTACAAATTAAAGAGATATTTGCACCACTAATGACCATTTCAATTAACAGTGTCATTCATTTAATTGGAAAAGCCGTAATACTTGAAGTCATCTTCAGCATGTCTGGAATAGGTAAATTGTTGATTAATGCTATTAACCAACGAGATTATCCACTAATTCAGGGCATTGTCATCTTTATCATCGTCTTTATTATGCTAATGAATTATTTAGGCGATGTGATTATCTTGAAGAATGAACCTAGACTTCGACGACGTCATACCCAGCAGTCAGGCAATGAGAAAAGAGGTGCGATGTGATGAAAAAATATCAAACGTACATCGCAATAGGTTCACTATTAAGTTTGATAGTTGTATTAGTGACGTATGGTTTAATGCAAGACACGCAACATTTGAACCCACTTGAGTCACCTAATGGACAACATTGGTTGGGTACCGATCAATTAGGCAGAGACTTCTTAGTAAGACTGATTGTCGGTAGTCTTGTCACATTGAGTTTAACAGGTATAGTGATTCTATTAAGTGTTTGTATGGGACTTATCTTTGGCTTAATTGCAGGCATAGAAAGACGATGGTTAGATCAAATCATTATGTTTGTTGCCGATATGTTGTTGGCTATTCCGTCATTTATTATCGCATTAGTCATTTTAAGTTTAGTAAGTAACTCCATGATAGGTTTGATACTTGCTTTAACGATTGGATGGATAGGACGTTATTTACGTTACTTCAGAAATTTAACGCGAGATATTCAAAAACGTCCATTTGTTCAATATGCACGATTGAGTGGGAACTCAACATTCAAAACGACAGTAACACATGTGATTCCACATTTATTGAGTAATATATCCGCTTTGGTAACGGCTGACTTTGGCAAAATGATGCTCAGCATATCTGGTCTTGCCTTTCTAGGACTAGGTATTAAACCGCCGACGCCTGAGTTAGGAACAATTCTTTTTGATGGGAAAAGTTATTTCAACGGCGCACCGTGGCTCTTCTTCTTTCCTGGTGTATTGTTAGGAGGTTTCGCCTTATTATGTCAAATCATCAACAAAAAAATAACGCAGTAAATACGGTAGTCAACGTCAATCAATTATCGATTTTAGATCAAAAAAAAGTATTGTTAAAAGATGTTGATTTGACAGTAACTAAAGGTGCATTTCATTGCATTATAGGTGAAAGTGGCAGTGGGAAATCATTGTTAACAAGAACGATACTTGGAATGAAACGACCACAATTATGTTATCAAGGAGATATTGACATCGATTTAACTAAAACAGATGCAGTGTTTCAAGATGTTCAAAGTAATATGTTTCAAAATATAACATTAGCTAAGCATTTCCAATACATTTATGAAGCCAATCGGACACATCTGACTAAACAGTGTATTAAGGAGGACGTCTTACAGATGATGCAATTACTTGGTTTAAGGCAAGGAGAACATTTACTTGAGCGTTATCCCTTTGAACTTAGTGGAGGTATGGCACAACGTGTCGCCTTTATAATGTCATTAATTAGACGTCCGGACTACTTATTTTTAGATGAACCGACGAGTGCACTTGATCAAGGAAATGTTAAAAAGTTTATGCATTACCTTCTTAAGGCACAAGAACGCTACCAAATGACCATCGTTTTTATCACACACGATATTAACTTAGTGAAAGAATTTGCCACGCATATTAGCATTATGCAGCAAGGTCAATTGATAGAAAGTGGTGAGGCAGCGTCAATCTTAACTAAGCCGACATATAGTTACACGAAAAAATTAATTACGATTGCACATCGGAGACAACCTTATGCTTAAAATAGAGAGTCTAACCAAATATATAGATACGAAACTAATATTTAAAGAGATATCATGTACAATTAATGACCAACACTTACTCATAAGTGGTGAGAGTGGTTGTGGTAAATCTACGTTAGCCAAGATTATCGCTGGCTTAGATACGGATTATCAGGGCAAATTATATCTTAATGGGAACTTACGTGAATCTTATACATCTAAAGAGTGGATGAAGCACATCCAATATGTACCACAATATCAACGCGATACCTTAAATCAACGTAAAACGGTATTAGCTACACTATTAGAACCACTTAAGAATTACAAGATTGATAAACAGCGTTATACATCAAGCATTGAAACAGTACTTGATCAGTGTAACTTACCATACAATATACTTAATCAAAAAGTTTCAACGTTAAGTGGTGGTCAATTTCAACGGGTATGGATAGCTAAAGCTTTAATATTAGAACCAGAAATCCTCATATTGGATGAAGCAACAACCAATTTAGATATCATTAATGAAGAAGATATACTTCAAATGTTGATTTCCTTAAAGATGACACAATTAATCATTATTTCACATGATACATACGTCTTAAGCCAATTTGAAGGAATTCAGTTACAGCTAAATAAATTGAATAATTAAGATCACAAATCCTAATATGGTGTATACTTAATGATACGTAAAAAATAAAATTTGGACTGCAATGTCTAAATCAATATGATTTTCCATTAGAGTATTTAAAAATGATGACAACACTAAAAGATTCCAAATTATTATATTTAATATAATTATACATATGATAAACGGACAACAATGTCAATGTAAATTCTTTTTATATAAATTATTTATAATTATATATAATTTATATAAAAATATAAGTCGAGGATTTCAAGTTTAAGTTAGCCACCTATAATGACTGAGGTGTACACAAGGGTTAACCGTATTCGAACCTGTTGAGGATTGATTGGTTTTAATCAATTAATACTCAACAGGTAACCAAAGCTAAGATTTTAGCTTTGGAAAGATTCATACAGATTGAGGTGCTTTAAACTTTCTGCCATATTATGATGAGCTGTGTTGTAATTTAAAGTCTTTCTAGGATAGTCATTCATATATTGTTGTATGGCTTTTATGAAGTGTTTTTGAACATTGGATAAATCATGTGCTTTTGGAATAAAACGACGAATCATTTTATGTTGGTTTTCACTTGTCCCACGTTCATATGATGAGAATGGATGTGTGAAGTATATTTCTATCATATGGCCAAATTCTTCATACAGCGATGCAAATTCTGAACCATTGTCAGATGTGATAGATTTGAAGATTTTTGGTGCTTTTTCGGCTAAGGAGTCAAATAAGTTTTTCAATGCGTGAGACACCGCATCAGCACTTTTACTCTCTATTATTTCTAGTATTTCAAAACGCGTTTGTCTCTCAACAAGTGTTAAGATAACTGGCTTTGACTTGTCTTTAGTTTCTATTATGGTATCTATTTCCCAGTGACCAAAAGACTGACGTGATTCAATTTCACTAGGACGTGTCTCAATACTTGGACCGAGCACTCGACTGTGTGGTTGATTATGGTAGCTATTCTGAGTAGAGTGACGTCTTTTTAATTTTTCTAGTAGATCAATATTCTTAGTTTCCATGATTTGTTGATCTATCCAAGCATATACTGTCGTTGTTGAAGGGATTTCTTCTCTTTCAAAACATTGTTCCTTGTGAGCATATGCCACGACTGCTTCAGGTGACCAGCGTTTCTTTTTCATGAGGTGATCTGCCCATGGAATAAATAATGGGCTCTTCTTCCATAAGGGCTGAGCACCACATTGTTGTCTGTTTTGTCGATAACGTTGTTGACCTAGTGAAGAAAAATAAATTTGCGTCTCATATTCATAGACTTTATGTTGTTGTTTTTGTCGTTTAATTTGACGTGTTGTTCCTCGATGAATTTCGTTATTGATTGTTTGAGGTGCACGTCCTAATTCACGCGCTATTGCACGATTTGAAAAACCTAAATTTTTAAGTGTTTCTATTTGAACACGTTCTTCATAACATAAGTGTGTTCCTTTATGGTTTGTCATGTTAGAATAAGTATGCGTCATGTGAATTCATTCCTTTATTGATTTGGTCTGGTAGCCTCAATAATAACATGAAATTCACGTGG
This genomic window contains:
- a CDS encoding class I SAM-dependent methyltransferase; translation: MTDSYDVWWQKGQESDDDMARDHQEAWERTIEMLDRSDIEGKTILDVGCNQGGFLRQLYDTTPFKEGVGIDLARLSLEKAETLKGQRPLTYYLTDKPQETKHIFDTAVSTSVLYLIEDIPQHAKDLKEVLKPGGVYYASFADLTNNSSRQFMDDTINQYGATPSQNHSLKHIVDSFVDAGFEVAVMKEPVPDVIDLTHYSDFYLSPNDYLQTLYEESFLIKARVKEGTEK
- a CDS encoding ABC transporter substrate-binding protein, with translation MKKRILMTVAASVTLLLAGCGNGQKEDKDVTVSLPTEAKADKLDAQGYDAAMPVYSAVYDALVKYDKDKGFKAGLADKWRVDESGKVYEFHLKKNVKFSDGSALDAKAVKFSIDRAKAINKDTTVETLKKLDKVVVKNDHVVQIRLKSPSNQVLNELTQVRPLRIMSPHSVEDGKVNGKFEKAIGTGAFVVDKTGKEKTTMKPNKYFDNGHPVNYHLAFQTIEDGDSRNSAVQSGSVDISGGALGMLSDEQIKQDKKNKNLTIEDRPSTVSHFMAFNPKNDVLNHRAIREAISKSIDAKDIAGKSVNGLFQKNVQFVTKDNQQPHDYDMKAAESLLKSEGYHKNDDGIFEKNGKPLSFNLVIQTAEFPSWKDKAEKVQRQLKQAGIKLNVKTLDSQSYYDTLWTKKDYDLIFYRTYSDALMPYNFMSSVFKNNDGQPGVLADDETLTKQLDDFPSTVSKEDQQRSFDDIFKHFNQQYYGVPIAYPNETFVVSDKVKQFKFSGLTDAPIDYKALKVNE
- a CDS encoding ABC transporter permease — its product is MLKRTIKFILYLTVSSFIIFILVEKTSGNPAILYLQRHGYTSITQDNIEAAQHKLGLGQHVLLRYIDWVGHALTGNLGYSFSTNEAVTAMIMEAIMPTLVLIIVSSCIMLPFGYIVGYFVGTRPHTRYANGIRGFAQVMTSMPEYWLAILFIYYLGVRWQLLPFVGSGSWQHFVLPIFTIVVIEGCHILLMTAHLMAQTLDQDAYQLAQLRHFSLKARIIVQIKEIFAPLMTISINSVIHLIGKAVILEVIFSMSGIGKLLINAINQRDYPLIQGIVIFIIVFIMLMNYLGDVIILKNEPRLRRRHTQQSGNEKRGAM
- a CDS encoding ABC transporter permease yields the protein MKKYQTYIAIGSLLSLIVVLVTYGLMQDTQHLNPLESPNGQHWLGTDQLGRDFLVRLIVGSLVTLSLTGIVILLSVCMGLIFGLIAGIERRWLDQIIMFVADMLLAIPSFIIALVILSLVSNSMIGLILALTIGWIGRYLRYFRNLTRDIQKRPFVQYARLSGNSTFKTTVTHVIPHLLSNISALVTADFGKMMLSISGLAFLGLGIKPPTPELGTILFDGKSYFNGAPWLFFFPGVLLGGFALLCQIINKKITQ
- a CDS encoding ATP-binding cassette domain-containing protein, which gives rise to MSNHQQKNNAVNTVVNVNQLSILDQKKVLLKDVDLTVTKGAFHCIIGESGSGKSLLTRTILGMKRPQLCYQGDIDIDLTKTDAVFQDVQSNMFQNITLAKHFQYIYEANRTHLTKQCIKEDVLQMMQLLGLRQGEHLLERYPFELSGGMAQRVAFIMSLIRRPDYLFLDEPTSALDQGNVKKFMHYLLKAQERYQMTIVFITHDINLVKEFATHISIMQQGQLIESGEAASILTKPTYSYTKKLITIAHRRQPYA
- a CDS encoding ATP-binding cassette domain-containing protein; amino-acid sequence: MLKIESLTKYIDTKLIFKEISCTINDQHLLISGESGCGKSTLAKIIAGLDTDYQGKLYLNGNLRESYTSKEWMKHIQYVPQYQRDTLNQRKTVLATLLEPLKNYKIDKQRYTSSIETVLDQCNLPYNILNQKVSTLSGGQFQRVWIAKALILEPEILILDEATTNLDIINEEDILQMLISLKMTQLIIISHDTYVLSQFEGIQLQLNKLNN
- a CDS encoding IS30 family transposase, whose translation is MTHTYSNMTNHKGTHLCYEERVQIETLKNLGFSNRAIARELGRAPQTINNEIHRGTTRQIKRQKQQHKVYEYETQIYFSSLGQQRYRQNRQQCGAQPLWKKSPLFIPWADHLMKKKRWSPEAVVAYAHKEQCFEREEIPSTTTVYAWIDQQIMETKNIDLLEKLKRRHSTQNSYHNQPHSRVLGPSIETRPSEIESRQSFGHWEIDTIIETKDKSKPVILTLVERQTRFEILEIIESKSADAVSHALKNLFDSLAEKAPKIFKSITSDNGSEFASLYEEFGHMIEIYFTHPFSSYERGTSENQHKMIRRFIPKAHDLSNVQKHFIKAIQQYMNDYPRKTLNYNTAHHNMAESLKHLNLYESFQS